Proteins from a genomic interval of Clostridium sp. 'deep sea':
- a CDS encoding TetR/AcrR family transcriptional regulator, with amino-acid sequence MPKDTFYNLPEDKRFLIEDIATHEFVEYGYDKASVNRIVKNCKIAKGSFYQYFEDKKDLFKHLLKRLTDKKLKYISPKLQNPYKLDFFVLLREMYISGLRFGAENSAAAYLGNQILKNKDHPVYKEAVADTIKYAYSFIESMLNNSIKQGNVRANIDTKFVSYIITALNIATIEYYFDVVKNTEMVISDYDGDIMETVDLFIDFIKNGIGKQTGGKSDD; translated from the coding sequence ATGCCTAAAGACACATTTTACAATTTGCCAGAAGATAAAAGATTTTTAATTGAAGATATCGCTACTCATGAGTTTGTTGAATATGGTTATGATAAAGCTAGTGTAAATCGAATAGTAAAAAACTGCAAAATAGCTAAGGGTAGCTTTTATCAATACTTCGAAGATAAAAAAGACTTGTTTAAACACCTTTTAAAAAGACTTACTGATAAAAAACTAAAATATATTTCACCTAAGTTACAAAACCCTTATAAGCTAGATTTTTTTGTATTATTAAGAGAAATGTATATAAGTGGACTGCGATTTGGAGCTGAGAACTCAGCCGCAGCCTATTTGGGGAATCAAATACTAAAAAACAAGGACCATCCAGTATATAAAGAAGCTGTAGCCGACACAATTAAATATGCCTATAGTTTTATAGAAAGCATGCTCAATAATTCCATTAAGCAGGGAAATGTAAGAGCTAATATTGATACAAAGTTTGTAAGCTATATTATAACTGCCTTAAACATTGCAACCATAGAGTATTACTTTGATGTAGTAAAAAATACAGAAATGGTTATAAGTGATTATGATGGGGACATAATGGAGACTGTAGATTTATTTATTGACTTTATTAAAAACGGGATAGGAAAACAAACAGGAGGTAAAAGTGATGATTAA
- a CDS encoding YcdB/YcdC domain-containing protein, translating into MKKCLSFILIVALVTGTMLVASAANDTVLTDITKDQAVSSVLKCLRSGWNVNLNAKQYQPTIKLVANSAQLVNNEIDVRWNYTENDTKTIVHATVDGVTGFVNKIFYENYFVNSEDKNKIFTAMSDSEAQKIAEDFVKKVFPTKFKDLELVSSKVSAGYNAINYEYVFYRKLNGAYVNNNYISVSVSSDNKQVAGYTSKWYENIKFENKKGIINKYQALKNVKESIPINLRYFPIIRINDYTTKTYLPIYSTTSLNGYALNAKTGEIIDHEWKKAQQTEVFDITAEKRAEITKVKSQLKQNEQPISKERATEVVTDYIEGIYGQGYQVTELTLIDNSDDNFANVMYEWNASFKKENAKGKLHINALTERLLLASVNNIELNPEDIKSTSQEAYNKAIEVIKEYYPDKINDIETKIELVEHKNNQFVFTRKVNGVLYHYNGVAILFDKNNTNIRYIDMTWDKNPPEYSDTLINESVAVKNYFENYKPELYYVLYNTTPESEQKSFEMRLVYNLPNSYYDNFMVDATNGQLLTRNLTKIDSNHSTNFIKDQYITKYDAVKSLLGFKEYYVGKLNNSENIELKFTDIGENSSYYAMLQNACQLGMVDNTETAFNGQSFITRTELAKMMIKLLGYDRFAELQNIYKLSFADSGKINKDDYGYIALAVGFGLLQPENNNLNTEDYVNKLDLLIASYNLENQFKK; encoded by the coding sequence ATGAAAAAGTGTTTATCTTTTATATTAATTGTTGCTTTAGTTACCGGCACTATGTTAGTAGCTAGTGCTGCTAATGATACTGTTTTAACAGATATAACTAAGGATCAAGCTGTATCTTCAGTACTTAAGTGCCTAAGAAGCGGCTGGAATGTAAACCTTAATGCTAAGCAGTACCAACCTACTATTAAATTAGTTGCAAATTCAGCTCAATTAGTAAACAATGAGATTGATGTGCGCTGGAATTATACTGAAAACGACACTAAAACTATTGTTCATGCAACTGTTGATGGTGTTACCGGTTTTGTTAACAAAATATTTTATGAGAATTATTTCGTAAACTCTGAAGATAAAAACAAAATATTTACTGCTATGAGTGATAGTGAGGCTCAGAAAATAGCTGAAGATTTTGTTAAAAAGGTTTTTCCCACTAAGTTTAAAGATTTAGAGTTGGTTTCTAGCAAAGTTAGTGCTGGTTATAATGCTATTAATTATGAGTATGTTTTTTATCGTAAACTTAATGGAGCTTATGTTAATAATAATTACATCAGTGTTAGTGTATCTAGTGATAATAAACAAGTAGCTGGTTACACAAGTAAATGGTATGAAAATATAAAGTTTGAGAACAAAAAAGGTATTATTAATAAATACCAGGCCCTAAAAAATGTTAAAGAAAGTATTCCTATAAACTTAAGATACTTTCCTATAATAAGAATTAATGATTATACTACTAAAACTTATTTGCCAATTTATAGCACAACAAGCTTAAATGGCTATGCTTTAAATGCTAAAACAGGTGAAATTATTGATCATGAATGGAAAAAGGCACAACAAACTGAGGTTTTTGATATTACAGCTGAAAAAAGAGCTGAAATTACTAAAGTTAAAAGCCAGTTAAAACAAAATGAGCAACCAATTTCAAAAGAGCGTGCCACTGAGGTTGTTACTGATTACATTGAAGGTATTTACGGACAAGGATACCAAGTAACAGAGTTAACTCTGATAGATAATTCTGACGATAATTTTGCCAATGTAATGTATGAGTGGAATGCATCATTTAAAAAAGAGAACGCCAAAGGCAAATTACATATTAATGCCTTAACAGAGCGCCTACTTTTAGCAAGTGTTAATAACATTGAACTAAATCCTGAAGATATAAAGAGTACAAGCCAAGAGGCTTATAATAAAGCTATAGAGGTAATTAAAGAATATTATCCAGACAAAATTAATGATATTGAAACAAAAATTGAATTAGTAGAACACAAAAATAATCAGTTTGTTTTCACCAGAAAAGTTAATGGAGTTCTTTATCATTACAATGGTGTTGCCATATTATTTGATAAAAACAATACAAATATAAGGTACATTGATATGACTTGGGATAAAAATCCGCCTGAATATTCAGATACTCTAATAAATGAATCAGTTGCAGTTAAAAATTACTTTGAAAACTATAAACCTGAGCTGTACTACGTTTTATACAATACAACACCTGAAAGTGAACAAAAATCTTTTGAAATGCGTTTAGTATATAATTTACCCAATAGCTACTATGATAACTTTATGGTAGATGCAACTAATGGTCAGCTATTAACCCGTAATTTAACCAAAATTGACAGTAATCATAGTACCAACTTTATTAAAGATCAATATATTACAAAATACGATGCTGTAAAATCGCTTTTAGGATTTAAAGAATATTATGTAGGTAAATTAAATAATAGTGAAAATATAGAGTTAAAGTTTACTGATATTGGTGAAAACAGTAGCTATTATGCTATGTTACAAAATGCTTGTCAATTAGGCATGGTAGATAACACCGAAACAGCCTTTAACGGGCAAAGTTTTATAACTAGAACAGAGTTAGCTAAAATGATGATTAAGTTATTAGGTTATGATAGATTTGCAGAACTACAAAATATTTATAAACTATCATTTGCAGACAGTGGTAAGATAAATAAAGATGATTATGGATATATTGCTTTAGCCGTTGGATTTGGTTTATTACAGCCTGAGAATAATAATTTAAATACTGAAGATTATGTTAACAAACTAGACTTATTAATTGCATCTTATAATTTAGAAAATCAATTTAAAAAATAG
- a CDS encoding ABC transporter ATP-binding protein produces MIKVKNLYHSYANDKNYAVKDVSFEVAKGEVFGFLGPSGAGKSTTQGVLTGLLQLQQGKVEVAGYDMRNIQRKMFNKIGMSFEQSNVYNKMTAKENLEFYRKLFDVPTRNPLDLLKMVGLNGKENIKAGDFSKGMKHRLTFARSMINNPKLWFLDEPTTGLDPAIASEIKEIIREQNKQGVTIFLTTHNMHIADELCDRVAFIVDGELKLIDSPKSLKLQYGEKFVDVEYIKDNQVVKQSLSTIEANDKMLLKQIIDKYSIQTMHSKEATLEEIFIKVTGRELV; encoded by the coding sequence ATGATTAAAGTTAAGAACTTGTATCATTCATATGCTAATGACAAGAACTATGCTGTTAAAGATGTAAGTTTTGAGGTTGCAAAGGGTGAGGTATTTGGTTTTTTGGGACCATCGGGAGCAGGCAAGTCTACTACCCAAGGAGTTTTAACAGGTTTGCTACAGTTACAACAAGGTAAGGTTGAGGTGGCTGGCTATGACATGCGTAACATACAACGTAAAATGTTTAACAAAATCGGAATGTCTTTTGAACAATCTAATGTATATAACAAAATGACAGCTAAAGAGAACCTAGAGTTTTATCGTAAGCTGTTTGATGTGCCAACCCGTAACCCCTTAGATTTATTAAAAATGGTGGGACTTAATGGTAAAGAGAATATTAAAGCCGGTGATTTTTCAAAAGGTATGAAACATCGTTTAACCTTTGCTAGATCAATGATTAATAACCCAAAGTTATGGTTCTTAGATGAGCCCACAACAGGTTTAGACCCTGCTATAGCATCTGAAATAAAAGAGATTATAAGAGAGCAGAACAAACAAGGAGTAACAATATTTTTAACTACCCACAATATGCATATTGCTGATGAGCTGTGCGATAGAGTAGCCTTTATTGTAGATGGTGAATTAAAACTAATTGATTCACCCAAAAGTCTTAAACTGCAATATGGAGAAAAATTTGTTGATGTTGAGTATATAAAAGATAACCAGGTAGTAAAACAATCATTGTCTACAATTGAAGCCAACGATAAGATGCTTCTTAAACAAATAATAGACAAATATTCTATCCAAACAATGCATAGTAAAGAAGCCACATTAGAAGAAATCTTTATAAAGGTGACAGGAAGGGAGCTCGTATAA
- a CDS encoding ABC transporter permease has translation MKLWHSFKKELKLASKGFYFYIELFMALIILVVLMFAVPEQITSSTTEYVALELPAPLHEAFMQRAIEHDLDHKLEDVEIKSGKQVYKAKLYQDEEKITYLLETEQAIQQIAKDKNKLGAVVTTNEQGQLIYRYYTQGYESERYKNALQLLHVKDLEALKEHMDQQKVVALNTQVKILNDRQNSVPSLLVFNGSLMGFFIIAAYIFLDKKEGVIKAYAVTASSVWQYLLSKVGVILFTTIISSLIVVVPIMGLQPNYLLLIIFLLTTGFFASSLGLLLASFYDNIMQSFGTMYTLMMLLIVPSFSYFIASWQPVWVKFIPTYPMIQGFKEIMINGSTSYVLLASAGFFVSGFLLFLLANKRYKKTLTV, from the coding sequence ATGAAACTATGGCATAGTTTTAAAAAAGAGCTTAAACTAGCCTCAAAAGGATTTTACTTTTATATAGAATTATTTATGGCACTTATTATACTAGTAGTTTTAATGTTTGCCGTACCAGAGCAAATAACCTCATCTACAACAGAGTATGTAGCGCTTGAATTACCAGCCCCACTTCATGAGGCTTTTATGCAAAGAGCTATTGAGCATGATTTAGATCATAAGTTAGAAGATGTAGAGATAAAGAGTGGCAAACAGGTATACAAGGCTAAGCTCTATCAAGACGAAGAAAAAATAACCTATCTGCTCGAAACAGAGCAGGCAATACAGCAGATAGCAAAAGACAAAAATAAGCTTGGTGCTGTAGTAACAACAAATGAGCAAGGGCAACTGATTTATAGATATTATACTCAGGGTTATGAGTCAGAAAGGTACAAAAATGCCTTACAGCTTTTACATGTAAAGGATCTAGAAGCATTAAAAGAACACATGGATCAGCAAAAAGTTGTTGCCCTTAACACCCAAGTGAAAATACTAAATGACAGACAAAACTCAGTGCCATCTTTACTAGTGTTTAATGGTAGTTTAATGGGATTTTTTATAATTGCAGCTTATATCTTTTTAGACAAAAAAGAGGGAGTTATTAAGGCCTATGCTGTAACAGCTTCATCTGTATGGCAGTATTTATTGAGTAAAGTAGGCGTAATATTATTTACAACAATTATATCTTCTTTAATTGTTGTTGTACCAATAATGGGCTTACAACCTAACTATTTATTGCTAATTATATTTTTATTAACAACAGGCTTTTTTGCCTCATCATTGGGTTTATTATTAGCAAGCTTTTACGATAATATCATGCAGTCATTTGGAACAATGTATACCCTAATGATGTTATTAATAGTGCCTAGCTTCTCGTACTTTATAGCCAGTTGGCAGCCAGTTTGGGTAAAGTTTATTCCAACTTACCCTATGATACAAGGCTTTAAAGAAATAATGATAAACGGAAGTACATCTTATGTATTACTTGCCTCAGCAGGTTTTTTTGTTAGTGGTTTTCTACTATTCTTATTAGCTAATAAACGCTATAAAAAGACCTTAACGGTGTAG
- a CDS encoding ABC transporter permease: MLKNIWNVFLRDLKVNLRDFMALYIIVFPILAAIAVNIFAPGINDTTINIALVEGDNAAQVEYYKNFAKVELFKDVESMQRRVEKRDSIVGFMPAENGGYILTQGNEGAEVVEYAKVLKSFYDLGISLEDTNAEIRDFGRTVPPLKKVLVNVIMMFTAALGGMLIAFNIVEEKTDRTLKAVQVTTVSRMQFILGKSLMGILVPIIGSIAVLLITGFSNVNIGQAILLIASSSLLSMLIGFIEGIRNDDIMSAAAGVKLIFLPLAASVVAIELLASKWQKFFYWSPFYWAYKGNNAVLSYTASWQNILLYTGLIVAITGVVYLILSPKIRKGFE; encoded by the coding sequence ATGCTAAAGAATATATGGAACGTATTTTTACGTGATTTAAAAGTTAACTTAAGAGACTTTATGGCGCTATATATAATTGTATTTCCAATATTAGCAGCTATTGCAGTAAATATTTTTGCGCCAGGAATTAATGATACAACAATCAATATAGCACTAGTAGAGGGCGATAATGCGGCCCAAGTGGAGTATTATAAAAACTTTGCCAAAGTAGAGCTCTTTAAAGATGTAGAAAGTATGCAGCGTAGAGTAGAAAAAAGAGATAGCATTGTTGGATTTATGCCAGCAGAAAATGGGGGCTATATTTTAACTCAGGGTAATGAAGGTGCAGAAGTAGTAGAATACGCTAAAGTCTTAAAATCTTTTTATGACTTGGGCATAAGTTTAGAAGATACAAATGCTGAAATAAGGGACTTTGGCAGAACTGTTCCTCCCCTCAAAAAGGTTTTAGTAAACGTTATTATGATGTTTACAGCTGCCTTAGGAGGTATGTTAATTGCCTTTAATATAGTAGAAGAAAAAACTGACCGCACCCTTAAAGCTGTACAGGTTACAACAGTATCTAGAATGCAGTTTATACTAGGTAAAAGCTTAATGGGTATTTTAGTACCAATTATCGGTAGTATAGCTGTGCTACTAATTACCGGATTTAGTAATGTAAACATAGGTCAGGCAATATTATTAATTGCTTCATCCTCATTACTGAGTATGTTAATTGGTTTTATAGAAGGTATTCGAAATGACGATATTATGAGTGCTGCTGCTGGGGTAAAACTAATATTTCTGCCACTAGCGGCATCCGTAGTTGCGATTGAACTGTTAGCTTCTAAGTGGCAAAAGTTCTTTTATTGGAGCCCATTTTACTGGGCATATAAAGGCAACAATGCAGTATTATCATATACAGCTAGTTGGCAAAACATATTACTGTACACAGGATTAATAGTGGCAATAACAGGTGTAGTTTACCTTATATTATCGCCAAAAATACGAAAGGGTTTTGAGTAA